CACAGGATCTCGCCGTGTTCTTCGGCTCGCAGGGAGGCCCCGGGACGGTCTTCGTCGCCGTCGACCCGGCCGATCCGACGTCGTTCGCCGGGCGCATCCCCGAGCTTTCCCCGGTCATCGTGCCCTGGTGGGTCGACCCGAGGAGCGGGATCGCCCTCGAGCCCTGGCAGGCCGAGTTCGCATGGGTCGTGGAAGCTCGCAGATACAGGGCCTTCGCCGTCGAGTACGAGCCGTGGTGCGAGGACAGGGCCGGGACGATCCGGTCGTTCCTCGACAGATACAGCTTCAGTGTGGCGCCCGATTCCGGATTCACCTTCCTGATGCAGAACACCCTCGAGTGTCCGCCGGATTCCTGCGCGACTTGCCCCCTCGGGGCGTTCGAGTAGCCTGACCCGCGCCTGACGCGGGTCCAGGCAGTTTCATGGAGGAAGAGATGCCCACGGATTTCAGTGCTGGTTATGCCGGACCCAAGGTCAAATCCGACTGCCTGGTCACCTTCGCGCCCGGAGAGGGCGCCCTGGAAGTCTCGATCCCGGGAGAAGCGGATCACGCCCCCCTCGAGGCGGCCGTCAGGGCCGTTGCCGACAGGATCGGCGTAAGCGGGAGGGTGACGGTGGAGGATTCCGGGGCCCTTCCCTTCGTTGCGGCCGCCCGTTTCGAGGCGGCGGCGAGGAAGGCGCTCGGCGGCGGCCTGACCACCCTTCCACCCGCGGCGGTCTTCCAGCCGTCGCCCAGGGTACGCCCCCGCAGATCGCGGCTGTACCTCCCGGGCAACCGCCCCGAGTTCCTGCCCAAGGCCGTCTCGTCTGGCGCGGACGGCGTGATACTCGACCTCGAGGACAGCGTCTCCCCCGACAGGAAGTTCGAGGCCAGGATACTGGTGGCCCATGCCCTCGCATCGATGGACTTCGGCGGGGTGGAGATCATGGTGCGCATCAACCAGGGGGCCGAGGGCGACGAGGATCTCGCCTGGATCATCCCGCAGAGGGTTCAGCACGTGCTGGTGCCCAAGGTCGAGACCCCTTCGAGGATCTCCGATGTCCGCGCGCTTTCCGAGAGGATCGCGAAGCGATGCCACAGGCCGGGGCTGCCATGGTTCATGCCCATCATCGAGAGCCCCCTCGGGATCCTCTCGGCGCTGGACATCGCCCGCGCGGTGCCCGAAACCGCGGCCCTCACCCTGGGCCTGCAGGACCTGACCGCCGAGCTGGGCGTGAGACCCACCCCCGGGGGACGCGAGAGCTTCTTCTCGCGCAGCATGATAGTGCTCGCCGCCAGGGCCGCGGGGCTCCAGCCCATCGACACGGTCTACGCCGACGTGAAGAACGAGGAGGGGCTCAGGGCCTCCATCGCAGAGGCCCGCGAACTGGGCTTCATCGGCAAGGGCTGCGTCCATCCCGGGCAGGTCGCCGCCATCAACCAGGGATTCATGCCCGACGCGGAGTCGATCGAGTACGCGAAGAAGGTCGTGCTCGCCATGGAGGACGCGCAGAGCCGCGGCCTCGGCGCCGTCGCCCTGGGCAGCAAGATGATCGACCCGGCCGTGGCCAGACAGGCCGAGGCCACGGTTTCCGAAGCCGTCATGTTCGGGATGATCCCCGAAAACTGGAGGGATGCCGCGGGAACGGGCGAATAGGCCCGGGCGGCAGGGGCCGCCCTAGTCCCCCTTCGTGCCGATCTCGCAGCTTCCCGGGGAAGGCTCGCCCGGCATCCCGCAGGACTGCCCCCTGCGCCCGGTCAGGCGGCAGAGCTTCGTCCACAGGCCGGCCCGGCAGGCCAGTCCGAGTACGAACCCGTAGAAGCACAGATACCGGCAGAAGAACCTGCCCCAGAGGATCGAGAGCACTGCCGCGGCGAGGCCGAGCACCAGGTTCCCCGCGAGGAACAGGGTGAACACGGCCCTGAACGGGTCGACCTCGCAGAAGAGGGCGGCCCAGGGCACGTCGAGGATGCCCCTCCAGGCACACGCCACTGCCGCGCAGAAAAGCAGGAAGAGCACGGTCCTCGCACCCAGCAGGATCCTGTCGAGCTTCCGCCCGGGCTGGGCGAGGCGCAGGATGTCGAGCTTCCAGAGGATCTCCTGGAAGGCCCCCATCGGACAGACCCATCCGCAGTAGACCCTTCCGAAGAAGAGCGCATGGATCACCGGCAGAACGAGCAGCAGGATGCCGGCGATCCCGAGGAAGGATATCGCCGTTCCGCCCAGGGCGTACTGGAACGCGCCCAGTGGGCAGAAGCATCCCTGTACCACGAAACCGAGCAGCAGAAGGCTCAGCGACAGCACGACGAGCCGGGTCGTCCGCGCCCTTCTCCTCATCCTCCTGCCGCCGCGCAGCCTCCGCGACGCGATGGTCGCGAATGCGAGGAGCACCGCCGTGATGCAGAGGATGACCAGGGTCCGCGAGCGGCCGTTCGAGGGATTGCTGCAGGTGTCGTCCGTCCATCTCCCGGTCCAGTGCGGGCAGAGCTGCCTTTCGTACGGGCATGCCGCCGCGGGCGGGAGGCCCCGCGGGCATCCCTCCGAGACGAAGGCCGGAAGGATCCGGGTGGTGTCGCCGGGCGATGCCGCCGTCGTGTCGGTCGTGAGAGGGCCGGGATTGTCGCAGCGTCCGTCGGCGCCCGCATCCCTGTAGAGGGCGCAGGACGGCGCCTCGGCGAAGCAGGCCTGCTCGGGGGTGTAGCCCAGGGGGCACGAGACCACTACGCAGACCGAATCGCCGCCGGCAGACCCCTGCCCGAGGCTGTCGGGAGCAATGACGGCGATGCCACCGGAGTCGGGCGGCAGATCCTCCTGGTCGACAGGTGGAGTCGATGTCGAATCGGGGGCTGTGCCGGGTCCGGTGTCCGGATCGAATCGTACGGTGTCGGCCGGGGAGACGAGAGTGTCCGAAGGCGTGACATCGGGTTCGACAGAGACGGTATCGGGCTCCTCCACCTGGGGCTGCGGACCCGGATTGTCGCACAGTCCGTCTCCGTCGGAGTCGGTGAACAGCCCGCAGGTGGGTGTGGATTCGGGGCAGGCGTTCTCCGGCGGGAAGCCCAGCGGGCATGACGCCAGAGCCGCGGATGCCAGGAAGCAGACGGTCAGGATCGAGGTTCTCATCGGCCCGTCAGAGTCTCCCCGAGTTCAGAGCGGGGCGCCCGGAAGGCGCCCCGCAGCCGGAAGGCCTATTCGAACAGGTACTTGATGGAGGCGAAGGTCGCGTTGTCGAGGTCGTTCGTCCCGCCGAGGATCCAGTGCGGCACGGTCGACTCGAGCCCGCCCGACGGCTGACCGTCGGGGCTGCAGAAGACGGAGCGTCCGTCGGCGCCTGTCCAGTTGTACACGTAGACGGACTGGCTGTCCGGGGTCGCCGTCCACTCGATGTCTATCAGGAGATTGTTGCTGCCGTTGTAGAAGAACGGGGTGTCCAGCGCGGTGGTGAACCACTGGTTCGGACCTATTCCCGAGAGGGTGTAGGTGGACCTGTTGAACACGAGCGTCTTCGACGACGGTACGTAGTTGCTCTCGAAGTTAGTGCCCAGGGCGTCGAGGGTGGTGTATCCCATGTAGATCTTGAAGTTGTTGTAGGATCCGTGGTCCTCGCCCATCGGCGCACGCTTCCAGAGGAGATCCTCGATCGTGATCGCGGTTCCTATCTCGCTGTCGAGCACTACCACCTGGTAGCGCATTCCGGCGGGATATCAACCACCGCAGAAGGGCGTGCTGCCGAGCCCCACATCGCTGCCTATCTCGACGTCGGCCATTGCCGC
This DNA window, taken from Candidatus Fermentibacter sp., encodes the following:
- a CDS encoding aldolase/citrate lyase family protein: MPTDFSAGYAGPKVKSDCLVTFAPGEGALEVSIPGEADHAPLEAAVRAVADRIGVSGRVTVEDSGALPFVAAARFEAAARKALGGGLTTLPPAAVFQPSPRVRPRRSRLYLPGNRPEFLPKAVSSGADGVILDLEDSVSPDRKFEARILVAHALASMDFGGVEIMVRINQGAEGDEDLAWIIPQRVQHVLVPKVETPSRISDVRALSERIAKRCHRPGLPWFMPIIESPLGILSALDIARAVPETAALTLGLQDLTAELGVRPTPGGRESFFSRSMIVLAARAAGLQPIDTVYADVKNEEGLRASIAEARELGFIGKGCVHPGQVAAINQGFMPDAESIEYAKKVVLAMEDAQSRGLGAVALGSKMIDPAVARQAEATVSEAVMFGMIPENWRDAAGTGE
- a CDS encoding 4Fe-4S binding protein — encoded protein: MRTSILTVCFLASAALASCPLGFPPENACPESTPTCGLFTDSDGDGLCDNPGPQPQVEEPDTVSVEPDVTPSDTLVSPADTVRFDPDTGPGTAPDSTSTPPVDQEDLPPDSGGIAVIAPDSLGQGSAGGDSVCVVVSCPLGYTPEQACFAEAPSCALYRDAGADGRCDNPGPLTTDTTAASPGDTTRILPAFVSEGCPRGLPPAAACPYERQLCPHWTGRWTDDTCSNPSNGRSRTLVILCITAVLLAFATIASRRLRGGRRMRRRARTTRLVVLSLSLLLLGFVVQGCFCPLGAFQYALGGTAISFLGIAGILLLVLPVIHALFFGRVYCGWVCPMGAFQEILWKLDILRLAQPGRKLDRILLGARTVLFLLFCAAVACAWRGILDVPWAALFCEVDPFRAVFTLFLAGNLVLGLAAAVLSILWGRFFCRYLCFYGFVLGLACRAGLWTKLCRLTGRRGQSCGMPGEPSPGSCEIGTKGD